Proteins encoded together in one Shewanella oneidensis MR-1 window:
- a CDS encoding inorganic triphosphatase — protein sequence MNAEIELKLFFLPKFQESLINKLDSLDGATPQGKRRLTNGYFDTPTLQLRQWDMGLRVRGFDGHKEQTIKTAGQVVGGIHSRPEYNVTIQADSPDLSLFPTSIWPLNADLTAVQAELGCVFHTDFYRRAWHVTVGDSVVEVALDIGEISANGQHEALCELEFELLSGDASALLALATQVVSTIPVRLGKASKAQRGYRLAGQSTPLTLSALEFLPLPVPVDLNLHQPHQQDLTVTCQVLLETALERWQLLEAMIAEEQDNEAKIALWWRMRTCIRLLRMTLSQFGLANAGLIQQFSLIESQLEFIEDAQALAALLGSQKGLLSRLDSRQALMQRLQQQFDALGVAARLTSLWQQVEYGQLQLAIVAILLDIGAGKIALAVELGLLTHADNAQEASWQAILAAMPAEKAMTAEDYLLCAVLLDESIQVGQAYGLLYETKSRDAFRAPWHDLVLGIRTLACYQQLTLTAKSLGIDLADWLEDKQQSLLFAMEASRQNAIQQITYW from the coding sequence ATGAATGCTGAGATTGAATTAAAACTGTTTTTCTTACCTAAATTTCAAGAATCCCTGATAAATAAGTTAGATAGCTTAGATGGCGCCACACCGCAAGGGAAACGTCGTTTAACCAATGGTTATTTTGACACGCCCACATTGCAATTACGTCAATGGGACATGGGATTACGCGTTCGTGGCTTCGATGGACATAAAGAACAAACCATCAAAACGGCGGGGCAAGTCGTTGGAGGGATCCATTCTCGCCCCGAATATAATGTCACCATTCAAGCCGATAGCCCTGATTTAAGCCTATTCCCCACGAGCATTTGGCCCTTAAATGCCGATTTAACAGCCGTACAAGCCGAGCTTGGCTGCGTGTTTCATACTGATTTTTATCGCCGTGCTTGGCATGTGACAGTAGGAGACAGTGTCGTTGAGGTTGCCTTAGACATTGGCGAAATAAGTGCAAATGGCCAACATGAGGCGCTCTGTGAACTGGAATTTGAACTGTTAAGTGGTGATGCCAGTGCGCTATTAGCGCTAGCAACTCAAGTTGTGAGCACGATTCCGGTACGTTTAGGTAAAGCCAGTAAGGCGCAGCGGGGCTATCGACTCGCGGGGCAATCTACGCCATTAACCTTAAGTGCCCTCGAGTTTTTGCCTCTTCCTGTGCCGGTAGATCTCAATCTGCATCAACCCCATCAACAGGATTTAACCGTTACCTGCCAAGTCTTGCTCGAAACTGCACTGGAACGTTGGCAATTGCTTGAGGCGATGATTGCAGAAGAACAAGATAATGAAGCTAAGATTGCCCTTTGGTGGCGGATGCGTACTTGTATTCGTTTATTACGCATGACCTTAAGTCAATTTGGTCTTGCTAACGCTGGGCTGATTCAGCAATTTAGCCTGATTGAATCGCAACTTGAGTTTATCGAAGATGCCCAAGCGCTAGCCGCGTTACTAGGAAGTCAAAAAGGCTTGTTAAGTCGACTCGATTCCCGTCAAGCCTTGATGCAACGATTGCAGCAACAGTTTGATGCGCTGGGTGTGGCGGCGCGGTTAACTTCGCTCTGGCAACAAGTGGAATATGGTCAATTGCAGTTGGCTATTGTTGCAATCTTATTGGATATTGGCGCTGGGAAAATAGCATTAGCCGTGGAGCTTGGGTTGTTGACACATGCTGATAATGCGCAGGAAGCATCATGGCAAGCAATACTTGCAGCTATGCCCGCTGAAAAAGCGATGACTGCTGAGGATTATTTACTGTGTGCGGTTTTACTCGATGAAAGCATTCAAGTCGGGCAGGCTTACGGGCTTTTATATGAGACGAAATCTCGCGATGCCTTTAGGGCTCCATGGCATGATCTTGTGTTAGGCATTAGAACCTTGGCCTGTTATCAACAATTAACACTTACGGCCAAATCGCTTGGGATTGATTTAGCCGACTGGCTGGAGGATAAGCAGCAAAGCTTGTTATTTGCGATGGAAGCCTCAAGACAAAACGCCATTCAACAAATCACTTATTGGTAA
- a CDS encoding TIGR00153 family protein, protein MPVNSILGVFAKSPIKPLQEHMDKVYDCASLLVPFFEATITGNWDDAVQIRKQISLAEKQGDSLKREIRLTLPSGLFMPVERTDLLELLTQQDKIANKAKDISGRVIGRQLLIPQALQVPFIAYLQRCIDAVGLAQQVINELDDLLEAGFRGREVDFVAKMINELDIIEEDTDDLQIQLRRQLFALESELNPVDVMFLYKTIEWVGGLADLAERVGSRLELMLARV, encoded by the coding sequence ATGCCAGTAAACTCTATTTTGGGCGTGTTTGCAAAATCGCCAATCAAGCCCCTGCAAGAGCACATGGACAAAGTCTACGATTGCGCATCGTTACTGGTCCCCTTTTTCGAAGCCACCATCACAGGTAACTGGGATGACGCAGTTCAAATTCGTAAGCAAATCAGCTTAGCGGAAAAGCAAGGTGACTCACTCAAACGTGAAATTCGCCTCACGCTGCCAAGCGGTTTATTTATGCCTGTTGAACGTACTGATCTATTGGAACTTTTAACACAACAAGACAAAATTGCTAACAAAGCTAAAGATATTTCTGGCCGCGTTATTGGCCGTCAACTGCTAATCCCTCAGGCTTTACAAGTCCCCTTTATTGCATATTTACAACGTTGTATCGACGCTGTAGGTCTTGCACAACAAGTCATTAACGAGCTCGATGATTTGCTCGAAGCAGGTTTCCGTGGTCGTGAAGTCGATTTTGTGGCCAAAATGATCAACGAGCTCGATATCATCGAAGAAGATACTGACGACTTACAAATTCAGCTGCGTCGTCAATTATTTGCGTTGGAATCAGAATTGAATCCTGTCGATGTGATGTTCCTCTATAAAACGATTGAATGGGTCGGTGGTCTTGCAGATCTTGCCGAACGAGTCGGTTCGCGTCTTGAGCTTATGCTGGCTCGCGTTTAA
- a CDS encoding inorganic phosphate transporter: MVDAGMEVANVLATNGQLLIAIAAAFGFLMAWGIGANDVANAMGTSVGSNAITIKQAIIIAMIFEFSGAFLAGGEVTNTIRSGIVDSNYFTETPELLVYGMIGSLLAAGIWLVVASALGWPVSTTHSIVGAIIGFAAVGVGTEAVAWEKVGGIVGSWVITPAISGFMAFILFQSTQKLIFNTDDPLANAKRYVPFYMAFAGFIMALMTILKGLSHVGLHFSITESYLLAAVIAAVVGIAGKIAISRLKMSDKANRQTMFANVEKVFAILMVLTACCMAFAHGSNDVANAIGPLAAVVSVVNSGGEIASKSPLVWWILPLGAIGIVMGLAIFGQRVMQTIGKNITHLTPSRGFAAELAAATTVVIASSTGLPISTTQTLVGAVLGVGMARGIAAINIGVVRNIVVSWVVTLPAGAGLSIIFFFTIKGIFN, from the coding sequence ATGGTTGATGCAGGTATGGAGGTGGCTAACGTTTTAGCCACTAATGGGCAATTGCTTATTGCCATTGCGGCCGCGTTTGGTTTTCTTATGGCGTGGGGTATTGGCGCTAATGACGTCGCCAATGCGATGGGAACCTCAGTAGGTTCTAACGCTATTACGATTAAGCAAGCGATTATTATCGCGATGATCTTTGAATTCTCAGGTGCGTTTTTAGCAGGGGGAGAAGTTACCAATACCATTCGAAGCGGTATTGTTGACTCAAACTATTTTACTGAAACGCCTGAATTGCTAGTGTATGGCATGATTGGTTCACTGTTAGCCGCAGGTATTTGGTTAGTAGTGGCATCAGCATTAGGCTGGCCAGTATCAACGACACATTCTATTGTGGGCGCGATTATTGGTTTTGCTGCTGTTGGAGTGGGTACAGAGGCTGTTGCTTGGGAAAAGGTTGGCGGTATTGTTGGCTCTTGGGTCATCACCCCAGCAATTTCTGGCTTTATGGCTTTTATTCTGTTCCAAAGTACTCAAAAGTTGATTTTCAACACTGATGATCCTCTTGCTAACGCCAAACGCTATGTGCCTTTCTACATGGCATTTGCCGGATTCATTATGGCGTTGATGACCATACTTAAAGGCCTTTCCCATGTGGGCCTACATTTCTCTATTACTGAGTCCTATTTGCTTGCTGCTGTTATTGCTGCCGTTGTTGGTATAGCAGGTAAAATTGCAATTTCACGTTTAAAAATGAGCGACAAGGCTAACCGCCAAACTATGTTTGCTAACGTTGAGAAAGTGTTTGCAATTTTAATGGTATTGACCGCCTGTTGTATGGCTTTCGCCCATGGTTCAAACGATGTTGCTAACGCGATAGGCCCATTAGCGGCAGTAGTATCTGTGGTGAATAGTGGTGGTGAAATTGCCTCAAAATCACCGTTAGTTTGGTGGATCCTGCCTTTAGGTGCCATCGGTATCGTCATGGGTCTAGCGATTTTTGGTCAGCGCGTGATGCAAACCATTGGTAAAAACATCACTCACTTAACCCCAAGTCGTGGCTTTGCTGCCGAATTAGCAGCGGCAACAACCGTTGTGATTGCATCAAGTACAGGTTTACCTATCTCTACTACCCAAACCTTAGTGGGCGCGGTATTAGGTGTGGGTATGGCCCGTGGTATTGCAGCAATCAATATCGGTGTTGTGCGTAATATTGTTGTATCTTGGGTGGTGACTTTACCTGCCGGTGCGGGTCTATCAATCATCTTCTTCTTTACGATTAAAGGAATCTTTAACTAA
- a CDS encoding TIGR04211 family SH3 domain-containing protein — MLLSPNLLAEGQSRYISDNVFLYLLNGPGTDYRILGSIEAGQPITLQGETQGDYSKIVDHKGREGWVQTNLISSTPSFREQVSTLTNELNEAKAKLAEVLNSTGNQTDEVAELKAQLAEAQTMLAKANQERENLKMAVDHSAQETQFALWREGGIIAAAGLVVGVILVYLPRPQRRNKKRWM; from the coding sequence ATGTTACTCTCCCCCAACCTGCTGGCCGAAGGCCAATCCCGCTATATCTCGGATAACGTGTTTCTTTATCTTCTTAATGGCCCAGGTACTGATTACCGTATTTTGGGTTCGATTGAGGCAGGGCAACCCATTACGCTTCAGGGTGAAACCCAAGGCGATTATTCAAAAATAGTCGATCATAAAGGTCGCGAAGGTTGGGTGCAGACCAATTTAATCAGTTCAACCCCGAGTTTTCGTGAGCAAGTGTCAACATTGACAAATGAGCTAAACGAAGCGAAAGCAAAACTGGCTGAAGTGTTAAATTCGACGGGTAACCAAACCGATGAGGTTGCTGAACTTAAAGCTCAGTTAGCAGAAGCACAAACCATGCTTGCTAAAGCCAATCAAGAGCGTGAAAACCTCAAAATGGCGGTTGATCATAGCGCCCAAGAAACACAATTTGCCCTATGGCGTGAAGGTGGGATTATTGCCGCTGCTGGTTTAGTCGTCGGGGTAATCTTGGTTTATCTGCCAAGACCACAGCGCCGCAACAAGAAGCGTTGGATGTAA
- the putA gene encoding bifunctional proline dehydrogenase/L-glutamate gamma-semialdehyde dehydrogenase PutA produces the protein MEAITMFKASEVLAGRYDSANLDELFKAVTDNYIVDEEQYLSELIKLVPSSDEAIERVTRRAHELVNKVRQFEKKGLMVGIDAFLQQYSLETQEGIILMCLAEALLRIPDAATADALIEDKLSGAKWDEHLSKSDSVLVNASTWGLMLTGKIVSLDKKIDGSSSNLLGRLVNRLGEPVIRQAMMAAMKIMGKQFVLGRTMKEALKNSEDKRKLGYTHSYDMLGEAALTRKDAEKYFTDYANAITELGAQSYNESESPRPTISIKLSALHPRYEVANEDRVLTELYDTVIRLIKLARGLNIGISIDAEEVDRLELSLKLFQKLFNSEATKGWGLLGIVVQAYSKRALPVLVWLTRLAKEQGDEIPVRLVKGAYWDSELKWAQQAGEAAYPLYTRKAGTDVSYLACARYLLSDATRGAIYPQFASHNAQTVAAISDMAGDRNHEFQRLHGMGQELYDTILSEAGAKAVRIYAPIGAHKDLLPYLVRRLLENGANTSFVHKLVDPKTPIESLVVHPLKTLTSYKTLANNKIVLPIDIFGSDRKNSKGLNMNIISEAEPFFAALDKFKSTQWQAGPLVNGQPLTGEHKTIVSPFDTTQTVGQVAFADKAAIEQAVSSAHAAFGSWTRTPVEVRASALQKLADLLEENREELIALCTREAGKSIQDGIDEVREAVDFCRYYAVQAKKLMSKPELLPGPTGELNELFLQGRGVFVCISPWNFPLAIFLGQVSAALAAGNTVVAKPAEQTSIIGYRAVQLAHQAGIPTDVLQYLPGTGATVGNALTADERIGGVCFTGSTGTAKLINRTLANREGAIIPLIAETGGQNAMVVDSTSQPEQVVNDVVSSSFTSAGQRCSALRVLFLQEDIADRVIDVLQGAMDELVIGNPSSIKTDVGPVIDATAKANLDAHIDHIKQVGKLIKQMSLPAGTENGHFVAPTAVEIDSIKVLEKEHFGPILHVIRYKASELAHVIDEINSTGFGLTLGIHSRNEGHALEVADKVNVGNVYINRNQIGAVVGVQPFGGQGLSGTGPKAGGPHYLTRFVTEKTRTNNITAIGGNATLLSLGDSDA, from the coding sequence ATGGAAGCGATTACTATGTTCAAAGCGAGTGAAGTGCTGGCAGGCCGCTACGATTCTGCCAATCTCGACGAACTGTTCAAAGCTGTCACCGACAACTACATTGTCGATGAAGAACAATACTTGTCAGAGCTAATCAAACTAGTCCCCTCCAGTGATGAAGCGATTGAGCGCGTCACTCGTCGTGCCCACGAACTGGTGAACAAAGTTCGTCAATTTGAGAAAAAAGGCTTAATGGTTGGCATCGATGCCTTCCTACAGCAATACAGCTTAGAGACTCAGGAAGGTATCATCCTGATGTGTTTAGCCGAAGCCCTACTGCGTATTCCCGATGCGGCCACCGCTGACGCCTTGATTGAAGATAAACTTTCAGGTGCAAAATGGGATGAACACTTAAGCAAGAGCGATTCGGTACTGGTTAACGCCTCCACTTGGGGCCTGATGCTCACCGGTAAAATTGTCAGCTTAGATAAAAAAATCGACGGCAGCTCAAGTAACCTATTAGGCCGTTTAGTCAATCGTTTAGGTGAACCCGTGATCCGCCAAGCCATGATGGCCGCGATGAAAATCATGGGTAAACAGTTCGTTCTTGGCCGCACCATGAAAGAAGCGCTTAAGAACAGCGAAGACAAGCGTAAATTAGGTTACACCCACTCCTACGATATGCTGGGCGAAGCCGCGCTGACGCGTAAAGATGCCGAAAAATACTTTACCGATTATGCCAATGCGATTACCGAGTTAGGCGCGCAAAGCTATAACGAAAGTGAATCTCCACGCCCAACGATTTCAATTAAGTTGTCGGCATTGCACCCACGTTACGAAGTCGCTAACGAAGACCGTGTACTAACCGAGCTGTATGACACCGTCATTCGCCTAATTAAACTCGCGCGCGGGTTAAATATCGGTATTTCTATCGACGCCGAAGAAGTTGACCGTCTCGAACTGTCATTAAAGCTGTTCCAAAAACTGTTTAATTCTGAAGCCACTAAAGGCTGGGGATTACTGGGTATCGTTGTTCAAGCTTACTCTAAGCGCGCGCTACCTGTACTGGTATGGTTAACCCGCCTAGCGAAAGAGCAAGGCGATGAAATCCCGGTTCGCTTAGTCAAAGGCGCTTACTGGGATAGCGAGCTTAAATGGGCGCAGCAGGCAGGCGAAGCCGCTTACCCACTTTACACCCGCAAAGCAGGGACAGACGTATCTTACTTAGCCTGTGCGCGTTACCTGTTATCCGACGCCACCCGCGGCGCGATTTACCCTCAATTTGCCAGCCACAACGCGCAAACCGTTGCGGCAATTTCCGATATGGCGGGCGATCGTAACCACGAATTCCAACGTCTACACGGTATGGGACAAGAGCTGTACGACACCATTCTGTCGGAAGCGGGCGCGAAAGCAGTACGTATCTACGCCCCCATCGGTGCCCATAAGGATCTGCTGCCCTACTTAGTACGTCGCCTACTGGAAAACGGTGCGAACACCTCGTTCGTGCACAAACTGGTCGATCCGAAAACGCCTATTGAGTCTTTAGTGGTTCATCCGTTAAAGACATTGACCAGCTACAAAACCCTGGCTAACAACAAAATCGTTTTACCTATCGATATTTTCGGTAGCGATCGCAAAAATTCCAAGGGACTCAATATGAACATTATTTCAGAAGCAGAGCCATTCTTCGCGGCCTTAGACAAATTCAAATCAACACAGTGGCAAGCGGGTCCTCTGGTTAATGGTCAACCCTTAACTGGCGAGCACAAAACCATTGTTAGCCCATTCGATACCACTCAAACTGTGGGTCAAGTGGCCTTTGCCGACAAAGCAGCTATCGAACAAGCCGTGTCTTCTGCTCATGCGGCTTTCGGCTCTTGGACCCGTACACCTGTTGAAGTGCGCGCCTCGGCACTGCAAAAGCTAGCGGATCTGTTAGAAGAAAACCGCGAAGAACTGATTGCCCTCTGTACCCGTGAAGCAGGTAAGAGCATTCAAGACGGTATCGACGAAGTGCGTGAAGCCGTCGACTTCTGCCGTTACTACGCAGTACAAGCCAAGAAGCTGATGTCAAAACCTGAACTGCTCCCAGGCCCAACAGGCGAGTTAAACGAACTCTTCCTCCAAGGTCGCGGTGTATTTGTGTGTATCAGCCCATGGAACTTCCCATTAGCGATCTTCTTAGGCCAAGTCTCAGCGGCCCTAGCAGCGGGTAACACTGTGGTCGCAAAACCTGCGGAACAGACGTCAATCATTGGTTACCGCGCAGTGCAGTTAGCACACCAAGCGGGTATTCCAACGGACGTGCTGCAATATCTGCCAGGTACAGGCGCCACCGTTGGTAACGCACTGACGGCTGATGAGCGCATTGGCGGCGTATGCTTTACCGGTTCAACGGGCACAGCCAAACTGATTAACCGCACGCTGGCAAACCGTGAAGGCGCGATCATTCCGTTAATCGCCGAAACCGGTGGCCAAAACGCCATGGTGGTTGATTCTACTTCTCAACCAGAACAAGTGGTTAACGATGTAGTGTCTTCATCCTTCACCAGCGCGGGTCAACGCTGCTCGGCGCTGCGCGTACTCTTCCTGCAGGAAGATATTGCTGACCGCGTTATTGATGTTCTGCAAGGTGCGATGGATGAGCTAGTGATTGGCAATCCAAGTTCAATCAAAACTGACGTAGGTCCAGTGATTGATGCAACAGCCAAAGCCAACCTTGATGCCCATATCGACCACATTAAGCAAGTTGGCAAGCTGATCAAGCAAATGTCTCTGCCAGCGGGCACTGAGAATGGTCACTTTGTAGCGCCAACAGCCGTTGAAATTGATTCAATCAAAGTGCTTGAAAAAGAACACTTTGGCCCAATCCTGCACGTGATCCGTTACAAAGCATCAGAACTTGCCCATGTGATCGATGAAATCAACAGCACAGGCTTTGGTTTAACCTTAGGTATCCACAGCCGTAACGAAGGCCATGCCCTCGAAGTGGCGGATAAAGTGAATGTCGGCAACGTGTACATTAACCGTAACCAAATCGGCGCGGTGGTTGGAGTACAGCCTTTCGGCGGTCAAGGTCTATCTGGCACAGGTCCAAAAGCCGGTGGTCCACACTACTTAACCCGTTTCGTGACTGAAAAAACCCGCACTAACAACATCACCGCTATCGGTGGTAATGCGACCCTGCTGTCACTCGGTGATAGCGACGCCTAA
- a CDS encoding DUF2971 domain-containing protein yields the protein MAANTTGTIMRQPEDGNIRLWRYMDFSKFVALISSKSLFLNRVDRFTDPYEGHFSSLNNRLRNSIYEAKYAGSEIDPHKVASAIFDFNSFSRQWTYVNCWHANKYESAAMWDLYAKTEEAIAIETDYNSLAAVLPSEAQLGFVEYIDFDTEWMPENNATYPYLHKRKSFEHEKEVRIIVQEIPRAKSGVGFDREAVNDKHGISLDIDLNQLIKSIHVSPTAPKWLVDLTDTVSKTFGIDAHVKQSDLYKAPIK from the coding sequence ATGGCAGCGAATACAACAGGAACAATAATGAGACAACCAGAAGATGGCAATATTAGACTTTGGCGCTATATGGATTTTTCAAAATTTGTCGCGCTAATATCATCAAAATCACTTTTCTTGAATCGAGTTGATAGATTTACGGATCCTTATGAAGGTCATTTTTCGAGTCTAAATAACCGACTCAGAAATAGCATTTATGAAGCCAAATATGCGGGTTCTGAGATTGATCCCCATAAAGTTGCTAGTGCAATATTCGACTTTAATAGTTTCTCCAGACAATGGACTTATGTGAATTGCTGGCATGCAAACAAGTATGAATCAGCAGCTATGTGGGATTTATACGCCAAGACAGAAGAAGCAATTGCTATTGAAACTGATTATAACTCATTAGCAGCAGTGCTACCTTCTGAAGCTCAATTAGGTTTTGTTGAATATATCGATTTTGATACTGAGTGGATGCCGGAAAATAATGCAACTTACCCCTACTTACATAAGAGAAAATCTTTCGAACATGAGAAAGAGGTTCGAATCATAGTACAGGAGATACCGAGGGCAAAAAGTGGAGTTGGTTTCGATAGGGAAGCTGTAAATGATAAACATGGCATATCACTAGATATCGATTTGAATCAGTTAATCAAATCAATTCATGTTTCACCGACAGCACCTAAATGGTTAGTCGATCTAACTGATACGGTGTCAAAAACCTTTGGCATTGACGCACACGTTAAGCAATCAGATTTATATAAAGCACCAATCAAATAA